The following are encoded together in the Halorubrum lacusprofundi ATCC 49239 genome:
- a CDS encoding ISH3-like element ISHla1 family transposase: MSKTKQADGEIHEDQLLNFLVNRLDEEVSLSLANNAEITAEDIYEVLVGACADGTSVSTLCASSQNSPAGNTVLYHLRTKFEPERLERVANTLLRKDLDELLPEQVEVCADLHLRPYYGDEDDTDGLYHSVAKRGTTAFHAYATLYARVKNKRYTLAVRRLKDGDTASSVLAEFFGVLDGLDAGVKAVYLDRGFYDSKCLTLLQAHNYAYVIPIIRWGEAIQQELSEGWSRVIQHDLTGKLDGHSWTVDFPVYIDCTYLNGKYDENGVARHGYAADAPFIDSPRDARYHYSKRFGIESSYRLFEQAIATTTTRDPTVRLLYVVVSLLLQNVWRYLHYEYVATPRRGGRRLWWWPYKEFVNMIRRAAWTALAVRRAVPANRPPDDRFHR; encoded by the coding sequence GTGTCTAAAACCAAACAAGCAGACGGTGAGATCCACGAGGACCAGCTTCTTAACTTTCTCGTCAACCGCCTTGACGAGGAAGTTTCGCTCTCGTTAGCCAATAACGCTGAAATCACTGCTGAAGACATCTATGAGGTCCTCGTCGGCGCTTGCGCCGACGGGACCTCTGTCTCTACGCTCTGTGCGTCGAGCCAGAACTCACCCGCTGGGAACACGGTCCTCTACCATCTTCGGACGAAGTTCGAGCCGGAACGGCTCGAACGAGTCGCTAACACGCTCCTGCGAAAGGATCTCGATGAATTGCTCCCCGAACAGGTGGAGGTCTGCGCAGACCTCCACCTGCGGCCCTACTACGGTGACGAAGACGACACAGACGGCCTCTATCACTCGGTAGCGAAGCGTGGAACCACTGCGTTCCACGCCTATGCCACACTCTACGCGCGTGTGAAGAACAAACGCTACACGCTGGCGGTACGCCGTCTCAAAGACGGCGATACCGCAAGTAGTGTCCTCGCTGAGTTCTTCGGTGTCCTTGACGGCCTTGACGCCGGGGTCAAGGCCGTCTACCTTGATCGCGGATTCTACGACAGTAAGTGTCTCACGCTGCTTCAGGCGCACAATTACGCGTACGTGATCCCGATCATCCGGTGGGGTGAGGCGATTCAGCAAGAGCTCTCGGAAGGATGGAGTCGCGTCATTCAGCATGATCTGACGGGGAAACTCGACGGTCACAGCTGGACCGTCGATTTTCCCGTCTACATCGACTGTACGTACCTAAATGGGAAGTATGACGAGAACGGTGTGGCGCGTCACGGCTACGCCGCTGACGCGCCGTTCATCGACTCACCACGGGACGCTCGATACCACTACTCGAAACGCTTCGGTATCGAGTCAAGCTATCGCTTGTTTGAGCAAGCGATAGCGACAACGACAACACGAGATCCAACGGTACGGCTGCTGTACGTGGTGGTGAGTCTCCTCTTACAGAACGTCTGGCGGTACCTTCACTACGAGTATGTGGCGACGCCCCGCCGAGGCGGGCGTCGCCTCTGGTGGTGGCCGTACAAGGAGTTCGTCAATATGATTCGACGAGCTGCGTGGACGGCCCTCGCGGTGCGTCGGGCCGTCCCCGCGAATCGGCCACCTGACGACCGATTCCACCGCTAA
- a CDS encoding DUF7437 domain-containing protein, whose product MTDTDEIKGTATFQAVLDADRDDIQVFRREHGDDKLAEALEVTIDFLNAEMTRRMAETELRVSNYAGITITNEIEEVVREMHGGDPWLDRQLRDDVFE is encoded by the coding sequence ATGACTGACACAGACGAGATCAAGGGCACCGCAACCTTCCAAGCAGTTCTCGACGCCGATCGAGACGACATCCAAGTATTCCGCCGAGAACACGGCGACGACAAGCTCGCGGAAGCTCTCGAAGTGACAATTGATTTTTTGAACGCGGAGATGACGAGGAGAATGGCCGAGACAGAACTCAGAGTAAGCAATTACGCGGGAATCACGATAACAAACGAGATCGAAGAGGTCGTCCGAGAAATGCACGGAGGGGATCCGTGGCTCGATCGGCAGCTCAGGGATGATGTCTTCGAGTGA
- a CDS encoding recombinase family protein, with protein MTDVVRVIRQSQGTEDSISLQQQREKTRALAENLDADLIDTVDLNNHSGFSLFRKDPGDERLDSHPEVQKMIEGLRAGQWDYLIAHDDTRIARDEFYSVIQYAALQGDCEFQFVSDVPDDRLTFRIQRIVETETKAKEIQKSKAAVEHRREQGYHHGSPPFGLRFDANGEYLVKDMDEWPTVERVFTLREEGLSYRDISDKVKVISKSGVGKIVRKNREMYLKRMDSDHPAVSTAE; from the coding sequence ATGACTGACGTGGTGCGCGTCATCAGGCAAAGTCAAGGCACCGAGGACAGTATCTCACTCCAGCAGCAGCGGGAAAAAACACGGGCGCTGGCTGAGAATCTCGACGCGGACTTGATCGACACAGTAGATCTGAATAATCACTCGGGCTTTAGCCTGTTTAGAAAAGACCCAGGAGATGAGCGTCTGGATTCTCACCCTGAGGTGCAGAAGATGATTGAAGGGTTGCGCGCCGGGCAATGGGATTACCTGATCGCACACGACGATACCAGAATCGCACGAGATGAATTCTATTCCGTGATTCAGTACGCCGCGCTCCAAGGTGACTGCGAATTCCAATTCGTCTCTGATGTCCCGGATGATCGACTCACGTTCAGAATTCAGAGGATCGTAGAAACGGAAACGAAAGCTAAGGAAATCCAGAAATCAAAGGCAGCGGTAGAGCATCGACGGGAGCAGGGGTATCATCACGGATCCCCACCGTTCGGACTCAGATTCGACGCTAACGGTGAGTATCTGGTCAAGGACATGGACGAGTGGCCGACCGTTGAGCGTGTATTCACCCTACGGGAAGAGGGGCTGTCGTACCGAGACATCTCGGATAAAGTCAAGGTAATCTCAAAAAGTGGAGTAGGAAAAATCGTGCGCAAGAACCGGGAGATGTATTTGAAACGGATGGACTCAGATCACCCCGCTGTTTCTACTGCAGAATAG
- a CDS encoding IS4 family transposase translates to MRRLTTLFPSEFLEEHAEELGVVERDRKLQIPAFIWAFVFGFAAGESRTLAGFRRSYNSTADESISPGGFYQRLTPTLAEYLRDLVEHGLDEVAVPDAVDADINRFRDVIIADGTVLRLHEFLSEKYEARHEEQAGAKLHLLHNATDQTIERIDVTDEKTHDSTLFKTGSWLENRLVLFDLAYFKYRRFARIDENGGYFVSRLKQNANPVITAELREWRGRAIPLEGKQLREVLDDLSRTYIDVEVEVEFKRGPYNGTRSLDTKRFRVVGVRNEDADDYHLYVTNLSREEFFPADLAQIYRCRWEVELLFRELKTQYDLDEFDTSNEDVVKILLYAALLSLLVSRELLELVTEQAGDEIVFPPERWAATFRSHAQLILHELGEYLGYSPPPLLERLIEDAQKIHQQRPILQETLATATQPRCES, encoded by the coding sequence ATGCGTCGGCTCACTACACTGTTTCCCTCCGAGTTCCTCGAAGAGCACGCCGAGGAACTCGGCGTGGTCGAACGCGACCGCAAGCTCCAGATTCCCGCTTTCATCTGGGCATTCGTGTTCGGCTTCGCCGCAGGCGAAAGCCGAACACTCGCAGGGTTTCGACGCAGCTACAACTCGACAGCTGACGAGTCGATCTCACCGGGTGGGTTCTATCAGCGGTTGACGCCGACGCTCGCGGAGTACCTCCGCGACCTCGTCGAGCATGGTCTCGACGAGGTCGCTGTTCCCGATGCTGTTGACGCTGATATCAACCGATTCAGGGACGTGATAATCGCCGATGGAACGGTGTTGCGGTTACACGAGTTTCTCTCCGAGAAGTACGAAGCCCGCCACGAGGAGCAGGCTGGAGCGAAGCTCCACCTGCTCCACAATGCTACTGACCAAACGATTGAACGGATCGATGTTACCGACGAGAAAACACACGATAGCACGCTGTTCAAGACAGGGTCGTGGCTTGAGAACCGCCTCGTGTTGTTCGACTTAGCGTACTTCAAGTACCGCCGGTTTGCGCGGATTGACGAGAACGGCGGCTACTTCGTGAGCCGACTCAAACAGAACGCAAATCCGGTGATTACGGCTGAATTACGGGAATGGCGCGGGCGCGCCATTCCCTTAGAGGGCAAGCAGCTCCGAGAGGTTCTCGATGACCTCTCGCGGACGTACATCGATGTGGAGGTCGAAGTCGAGTTCAAGCGTGGGCCGTACAACGGGACGCGGTCGCTAGATACGAAGCGGTTCCGCGTCGTCGGCGTCCGCAACGAGGACGCCGACGACTACCATCTGTACGTGACAAATCTGTCGAGAGAGGAGTTCTTTCCGGCAGACTTAGCGCAGATATACCGGTGTCGGTGGGAAGTTGAGTTGCTGTTCCGTGAGTTGAAGACACAGTACGACCTGGACGAGTTCGACACAAGCAACGAGGACGTAGTGAAGATCTTACTGTACGCAGCGTTGCTGTCACTGCTGGTGAGCCGTGAGCTGTTGGAACTGGTCACTGAGCAGGCTGGCGACGAGATCGTGTTTCCGCCGGAGCGCTGGGCGGCGACCTTCCGGTCGCACGCCCAGCTCATCCTCCACGAACTCGGCGAGTATCTCGGCTACTCGCCACCGCCGCTGTTGGAGCGGCTGATCGAAGACGCACAGAAGATTCACCAGCAACGACCGATATTACAAGAGACGCTCGCTACCGCTACGCAACCGAGGTGTGAGTCTTAG
- a CDS encoding HNH endonuclease: MGKDYPSDWNSRRKKVYKRDNYRCQKCGSRGGSRGNTELHAHHKKPKSKGGSHRFSNLTTVCKSCHEDIHGHGVGGRSNSSSTNQATEELSPEELIAGLVGLSLLIAVIITGSAIMQVMPEGQTVSQSYELDYHLKNDPDSDMKYSLNNGRPLYIQHTIDDNKISEGGSTKISLRIENPSDRHLRGRITINRQVGWRGNEETLLTIDYNLPPETYQEETVTVQAENLYNPENSLPAESDLSYENEIWTDGYYALSAGQQGIGGDTITVRKHLFDRFGFIWLCFLSVNAIVGLGLRRWLQ; this comes from the coding sequence ATGGGAAAGGACTACCCCTCTGACTGGAATAGTCGCCGTAAGAAAGTATACAAGCGCGACAATTATCGTTGTCAAAAATGTGGATCAAGAGGGGGTTCACGAGGAAACACCGAACTCCACGCTCATCATAAAAAGCCAAAATCGAAGGGGGGATCACATCGATTCAGTAATCTTACCACCGTTTGTAAATCCTGTCATGAAGATATACATGGTCATGGGGTTGGTGGACGCTCTAATTCCTCTTCTACCAACCAAGCTACTGAGGAACTTAGTCCTGAAGAACTAATCGCTGGTCTAGTCGGTCTATCACTGCTTATTGCGGTCATTATCACTGGATCTGCCATCATGCAGGTTATGCCGGAGGGCCAGACAGTTAGCCAGTCTTATGAGTTAGATTATCATTTGAAAAATGATCCAGATAGCGATATGAAATACTCTCTGAACAACGGAAGACCTCTATATATCCAGCATACAATTGATGATAATAAAATCTCTGAGGGAGGATCGACAAAGATCTCCCTCCGGATAGAGAATCCATCAGACCGGCACTTGCGAGGTCGAATTACAATTAATCGACAAGTGGGATGGCGGGGAAATGAAGAGACGCTGCTCACCATTGATTACAACCTACCGCCCGAGACATATCAAGAAGAAACTGTTACTGTCCAAGCAGAGAATCTATATAACCCAGAGAATTCACTCCCCGCGGAATCAGACCTCTCTTATGAGAACGAGATTTGGACAGACGGGTACTACGCTCTCTCCGCCGGTCAACAGGGTATAGGAGGAGACACAATAACTGTCAGAAAGCACCTGTTTGACCGATTTGGGTTCATATGGCTATGTTTCTTGAGTGTTAATGCTATTGTGGGGTTGGGTCTACGACGGTGGCTTCAGTAG
- a CDS encoding Eco57I restriction-modification methylase domain-containing protein: MITDFLESRSGRPWNYDRDGDNFEFYQGNGSSALEVVVVDHDERPTKGFLQKTYTDRRGGRVNPVLVVALYDNYAGLCGPSGEEPPVYRDVDRGQADRVCDTALDESNRHAAQRFLTEMLPQLDEELTGLRNQGLLSTHELKVGVPERDDWEDATNRAQQAIDDDPREMIKGLNYEIEHLTDQSSVLKDTSDGHERAVAMFLQEDESFDHTQERFVGQSPVAYALNEADKRNLEYVIGSSGDTLRLYTTNPDAGFGSRGRTDTYVEVNTSLLADEKAAYLWLLFSANALREDGTLHDIMERSKDYAAALGERLRERIYDDVVPDLAEAIARARDIDDPTKEQLDETYEMTLVLLYRLLFIAYAEDEEFLPRRRNERYDRNSLKQKAHDLHDFIEDDGDFDAGFYDHWDDVMHLSRAVHRGHDELGLPAYEGTLLSEDPDISQAGAKLADIRLDNADFGPVLANLLIDETGDGYQGPVDFRNIGVRDFGVVYEGLLESELSLAEQPLTIDNEGHYVPVDIDGQQTLGDDHEDIVVEEGEVYLHGQSGERKATGTYYTKSRFVEHLLDHSLEPALDDHLERIDWLREEEGEHAAADAFFDLRVSDIAMGSGHFLVGAVDRIESRLYAYLTEKPLSPVEDELDNLEDAALDAFEDEEYAPPVERGQLLRRQVARRCIYGVDINPLSTELARLSIWVHTFVPGLPLTFLDYNLVTGDSLAGIGTLDEVTDILDIEQSSLGMFAGGQSIMNDIRDDIEQLGSFADASAEQVQEARKTRVEIEKNLGQVRARFDILAASRIDDEINTDPVSDTGIDVRDHESYERAKDVLESTNPLHFPASFPEVFDGDDSGFDVIVGNPPWEQAKIERDEFWRRHYPGLSGLDKNEREEKITELETKRPDLALQLEEERRAQRQRSQILTNGPYPDMGRGDPDLYQGFSWRFWRLISDSGYLGVVLPRAAFISPGAETLRYEILEKGNVTDLTFLKNEREWVFDNVEPRYTVALFTLQKEQITDGEVPIRGPSSVFS, from the coding sequence ATGATCACTGACTTTCTCGAATCTCGCTCTGGTCGTCCCTGGAACTACGATCGGGACGGAGACAATTTTGAATTTTACCAAGGAAATGGGTCGAGTGCATTGGAGGTTGTCGTCGTTGATCACGATGAACGACCGACCAAAGGTTTTCTCCAGAAGACGTACACAGATCGGCGTGGTGGGCGAGTAAACCCCGTTCTCGTTGTTGCGCTTTATGACAATTATGCCGGGCTATGCGGTCCCAGCGGGGAAGAGCCGCCCGTCTATCGGGATGTCGACCGGGGACAAGCAGATCGTGTCTGTGATACCGCTCTTGACGAATCAAACCGACACGCGGCCCAACGGTTCCTCACTGAAATGCTTCCCCAGCTCGACGAGGAACTGACTGGACTTCGGAATCAAGGTCTACTCTCAACGCACGAGCTCAAAGTCGGTGTCCCCGAACGCGACGACTGGGAGGACGCAACCAACCGCGCCCAACAAGCAATTGACGATGACCCGCGTGAGATGATCAAAGGGCTCAACTACGAGATCGAGCACCTCACCGATCAGAGCTCTGTCCTGAAGGACACAAGCGATGGCCACGAGCGAGCTGTGGCGATGTTCCTTCAAGAAGACGAGTCGTTTGACCACACGCAAGAACGCTTTGTAGGTCAGTCACCAGTGGCCTATGCGCTCAATGAAGCCGACAAACGCAATCTCGAATACGTCATCGGAAGCAGTGGCGATACGTTACGACTGTACACAACAAATCCCGATGCAGGGTTTGGCTCACGCGGTCGAACAGACACCTACGTCGAGGTGAACACGAGTCTCCTTGCAGACGAGAAGGCTGCATATCTCTGGCTGCTATTCTCCGCCAATGCACTCCGAGAAGACGGCACGCTCCATGACATTATGGAGCGATCGAAAGACTACGCAGCGGCTCTTGGAGAACGACTCCGTGAACGGATTTACGACGATGTTGTGCCAGATCTGGCGGAAGCGATCGCCCGTGCACGTGATATCGACGATCCGACGAAGGAACAGTTGGACGAGACCTATGAGATGACGTTGGTGCTCCTCTACCGGTTGCTGTTCATCGCTTACGCTGAAGACGAAGAGTTCCTCCCGCGACGGCGTAACGAGCGGTACGACCGGAATTCTCTCAAACAGAAGGCGCACGACCTCCACGACTTCATTGAGGACGACGGTGACTTCGACGCCGGATTCTACGACCACTGGGACGACGTGATGCATCTTTCGCGGGCCGTCCACCGCGGACACGACGAGTTAGGACTTCCCGCTTACGAGGGGACCTTACTCTCTGAAGATCCGGATATCTCTCAAGCCGGTGCGAAGCTGGCGGATATTCGACTTGATAATGCCGATTTCGGACCTGTATTGGCGAACCTCCTGATCGACGAAACAGGGGACGGCTATCAGGGGCCTGTCGACTTCAGGAATATCGGTGTCCGAGATTTCGGGGTCGTATACGAGGGTCTGCTGGAGTCTGAGTTGTCGCTGGCCGAACAGCCGCTTACAATTGACAACGAAGGACACTATGTCCCAGTCGATATAGATGGTCAACAGACACTCGGTGATGATCACGAGGACATAGTTGTTGAAGAAGGAGAGGTCTATCTTCATGGTCAGTCCGGAGAGCGAAAAGCGACGGGGACGTACTATACGAAATCTCGGTTCGTTGAGCATCTTCTTGATCACTCACTGGAACCCGCACTGGATGACCATCTCGAACGTATCGACTGGCTCCGTGAGGAAGAGGGCGAACACGCCGCTGCGGATGCGTTCTTCGACCTTCGGGTGTCGGATATTGCGATGGGATCTGGTCACTTCCTTGTCGGGGCTGTCGACCGCATCGAATCTCGACTCTATGCGTATCTGACCGAGAAACCGCTGTCGCCCGTCGAGGACGAACTCGACAACCTCGAAGACGCGGCATTAGATGCCTTCGAAGACGAAGAGTACGCACCACCGGTCGAACGTGGACAGCTCCTGCGTCGTCAAGTTGCCCGTCGCTGTATCTACGGAGTTGACATAAACCCACTTTCGACCGAACTTGCACGGCTATCGATTTGGGTACATACGTTTGTTCCCGGTCTCCCGTTAACGTTCCTTGATTACAATCTCGTGACTGGCGACTCGCTGGCTGGAATCGGAACGCTCGACGAAGTGACGGATATACTTGATATCGAGCAGTCATCATTAGGGATGTTTGCTGGCGGTCAGAGCATAATGAACGATATTCGAGATGATATTGAACAGTTGGGGAGCTTCGCCGATGCCAGTGCTGAACAGGTACAAGAAGCACGCAAAACTCGTGTAGAAATAGAAAAGAACCTTGGCCAAGTTCGAGCGAGATTTGATATCTTAGCTGCGTCCCGTATAGATGACGAGATAAATACCGACCCAGTGTCTGACACTGGCATCGACGTGAGAGATCACGAGAGCTATGAACGAGCAAAGGACGTTCTGGAGTCTACGAATCCTCTCCATTTCCCCGCATCATTTCCAGAAGTCTTCGATGGTGATGACAGCGGATTCGATGTGATCGTTGGAAATCCGCCTTGGGAACAAGCAAAGATCGAACGTGACGAGTTTTGGCGAAGACACTACCCAGGTCTGAGTGGACTGGACAAAAACGAACGTGAAGAGAAGATAACAGAGCTTGAGACTAAAAGACCAGATCTGGCGCTACAACTGGAGGAAGAACGACGAGCACAACGGCAACGAAGCCAGATTTTAACCAACGGTCCGTATCCTGATATGGGTCGTGGGGATCCAGATCTATATCAGGGCTTCAGTTGGCGCTTTTGGAGACTTATCAGTGATTCTGGTTACCTTGGTGTTGTTCTCCCCCGAGCCGCGTTTATCAGCCCTGGTGCGGAGACATTGAGATATGAGATTCTTGAAAAAGGGAATGTCACAGACCTGACTTTCTTGAAAAACGAACGTGAGTGGGTTTTTGACAACGTTGAACCACGATATACGGTAGCTCTGTTTACTCTTCAAAAAGAACAGATTACTGATGGTGAAGTTCCGATACGTGGTCCCTCATCCGTCTTTAGTTAG
- a CDS encoding ISH6-like element ISHla10 family transposase, translating into MHATIDVRFELSIDDDKTLPLATLAEAVTDQNLEAVLLESLVESLDAASVEALCGEKHAHGNGDQRFQRAGTDTRTAVTTAGEHEFSLHYVEDTAASPDESSYFRPVEDVLDFDGQNRYQQDIAAKSVDLATSLSYRDAANHGDSFVSMPSPTTINRRAKKYGHKLKQFLPDCVAGTDADAVIPDGTKCHSQDDDRSSHSVQATLGEDTAEESRSLLDLSVNADWDETAAELDDIGAVTDDATVVSDADSGIVTAFTDENRDHQLDLVHVGRTLGYTLWDDGVFSLDRRKEIVSEVIDEVFHLKNSVAKHRPAEEFAAIRSRIARTRERLEKTAWQLEQFGSAKAAGYLRRWLPSIVTFAEHAVEGFEVPWTSNPVERLMGEVSKRCKNQWMRWTAEGLEAILQLRLVKYADPEYYQAFLDELLQRSTKTAINCDLSIESTSGKV; encoded by the coding sequence ATGCACGCCACAATCGACGTGCGGTTCGAACTGAGTATCGACGACGACAAAACGCTACCGCTCGCCACGCTTGCCGAGGCCGTCACTGACCAGAACCTCGAAGCAGTCCTTCTCGAATCGCTGGTCGAGAGCCTCGACGCCGCCAGCGTCGAGGCGCTCTGTGGTGAGAAACACGCACATGGCAACGGTGACCAGCGCTTCCAACGCGCCGGCACCGACACCCGCACAGCTGTCACAACTGCCGGAGAACACGAGTTCTCTCTCCACTACGTCGAAGATACAGCCGCTTCCCCAGACGAATCCAGCTACTTCCGGCCCGTCGAAGACGTTCTCGACTTCGACGGGCAGAACCGCTATCAGCAGGACATCGCCGCCAAAAGCGTCGATCTCGCTACCTCGCTCAGCTATCGAGACGCTGCCAATCACGGCGACAGCTTCGTCTCGATGCCGTCGCCGACCACCATCAACCGCCGTGCCAAGAAATACGGCCACAAGCTCAAACAGTTCCTTCCAGACTGTGTCGCTGGCACAGACGCTGACGCCGTCATTCCTGACGGGACAAAGTGCCACAGCCAAGACGACGACCGCTCGTCCCACTCCGTCCAAGCAACGCTCGGCGAAGACACCGCCGAAGAGTCACGCTCCCTGCTGGATCTGTCGGTCAACGCTGACTGGGACGAAACTGCCGCCGAACTCGATGATATCGGCGCAGTCACTGACGACGCGACGGTCGTCAGTGACGCTGATAGCGGCATCGTCACAGCCTTTACCGACGAAAACCGTGACCACCAGCTCGATCTCGTCCACGTCGGCCGAACGCTGGGTTACACCCTCTGGGACGATGGCGTCTTCTCCTTGGACCGTCGGAAGGAGATCGTTTCGGAGGTGATCGACGAGGTGTTCCATCTGAAGAACTCTGTGGCGAAGCATCGTCCAGCGGAGGAGTTCGCGGCGATCCGCTCGCGGATCGCGCGAACGAGAGAGCGATTAGAGAAGACAGCGTGGCAACTGGAGCAGTTCGGGTCAGCAAAGGCTGCAGGGTATCTTCGGCGGTGGCTGCCGTCGATTGTGACGTTCGCCGAGCACGCTGTCGAGGGGTTCGAGGTTCCGTGGACCTCGAACCCCGTCGAACGACTGATGGGCGAGGTCAGCAAGCGGTGCAAGAACCAGTGGATGCGCTGGACAGCAGAGGGATTGGAAGCGATACTCCAACTTCGGTTGGTGAAGTACGCCGACCCCGAGTACTACCAAGCGTTCCTCGACGAACTGCTCCAACGTTCGACCAAAACAGCAATCAACTGTGACCTCTCAATTGAGAGTACCAGCGGCAAAGTCTAG
- the cas6 gene encoding CRISPR system precrRNA processing endoribonuclease RAMP protein Cas6: METQPKTDSRLRQIELSLRADHRFAVPLSDGYSVYSALLALLQSSDETTSARVHDSNIGSLHNSGLRGPFGNSDRSHHKLVTPNTEYSVSLGITDPEDEAIFEALVSSLVLADESLELTHGTLHLDSFESENTGHEELLSQASTFDNPSIEIEFRTSTCIEEAGSVTTMFPTRTAVFSSLLGKWNNTAPHELELDVDRETLAASVIEKPDARSYQTHSVLINRVDSSDGNQQPIFKQGFSGSCTFEFKNASDSVQNAVTALALFAEYSGVGSAVARGCGNVNVEVTNE, from the coding sequence ATGGAAACCCAACCGAAAACGGACTCCCGACTCCGGCAGATTGAGCTGTCTCTCCGAGCTGACCACCGGTTTGCCGTGCCGCTGTCCGATGGTTACTCGGTCTATAGCGCCCTGCTAGCCCTCCTGCAGTCGTCGGACGAAACCACGAGTGCCCGTGTCCACGACTCGAATATTGGCAGTCTCCACAACAGCGGGCTGCGTGGTCCCTTCGGTAACTCTGACCGATCACACCACAAGCTCGTCACGCCGAACACCGAATATTCTGTCTCACTAGGAATCACCGATCCCGAGGACGAAGCCATCTTTGAGGCTCTCGTCTCCTCGCTGGTCCTCGCTGACGAGTCACTCGAACTGACTCACGGCACCCTCCATCTCGATTCCTTCGAGAGCGAGAATACTGGACACGAGGAACTGCTCTCGCAGGCGTCGACGTTCGATAATCCATCCATTGAGATAGAGTTCCGAACGTCGACCTGCATCGAAGAAGCAGGCTCCGTGACGACGATGTTCCCGACGCGAACGGCTGTGTTTTCGAGTCTACTCGGGAAGTGGAACAATACAGCTCCTCACGAACTGGAACTGGATGTTGACCGCGAGACACTGGCGGCGTCAGTGATTGAGAAACCTGACGCCAGAAGTTATCAAACACATAGTGTCCTAATAAATCGGGTCGACAGTTCTGACGGGAACCAACAACCCATTTTTAAACAAGGGTTTTCGGGGAGCTGTACATTCGAATTTAAAAACGCCAGCGACAGCGTCCAGAACGCCGTGACCGCGCTTGCGCTGTTTGCAGAGTATTCGGGTGTCGGGAGTGCAGTGGCACGTGGGTGCGGGAATGTAAACGTAGAGGTGACCAATGAATGA